Proteins encoded in a region of the Candidatus Coatesbacteria bacterium genome:
- a CDS encoding indolepyruvate ferredoxin oxidoreductase: TEIPTAPAGTRELLMGNHALVRAFCEAGVQVVTTYPGSPTPEIAAGLLAAKPEGLYFEYSTNEIVATEFAFGAALAGAPSCVFFKSVGLNVAADAFVQLPLYELPGGLVVIVGDDPSALSSQNEQDNRRYVRLCYMPMLEPSDAQESKDMFVWASRMAREHRTAIMLRMTTRISHGSMPVEFGALPESPIEPGGVPDKTQVPIAADAVAMKGKALERLIEFGQYAEADDWNYVVRQAGTDAGCGIICGGAAFAATRSALRLLGRGAEILKLGLSYPLPRRKLVEFCRSHDEVLVIEELDPVLEEELKVIAYEEGLDCLISGLGKYARAEDFSAQLAELDPGRLTRLLGKRFGVDYPLEVLDLSDKAPRRLPQLCPGCGHRSAVFGTKMAVGRRGHAQADIGCHTMSYFPPYELGESLVCMGAGPTVAQGIKHVLGDSKVTSFLGDSTFFHAGIEGLINAAWNDHDVTVLLMDNQITAMTGHQPNPHSGRGPEGSRAEIEPVKLLQTLGFAQIEEVEAWRIDEVREAVKRGLAFTGPAVVVLRHPCMLYTTRQWRRERKMPPPYRVDTDKCTLKKTCIKYFACPAFYFEPAGAVQIDPELCIGCGCCAQVCPEEAIVQDTEYVRAY; encoded by the coding sequence CGACGGAGATCCCCACGGCCCCGGCCGGCACCCGCGAGCTGTTGATGGGTAACCACGCCCTGGTGCGCGCCTTCTGCGAGGCGGGCGTCCAGGTGGTGACGACGTATCCGGGCTCGCCGACGCCGGAGATCGCCGCGGGTTTGCTGGCGGCCAAGCCGGAGGGGCTCTACTTCGAGTACTCGACCAACGAGATCGTGGCGACGGAGTTCGCCTTCGGCGCGGCGCTGGCGGGGGCGCCGAGCTGCGTGTTCTTCAAGAGCGTGGGGTTGAACGTGGCGGCGGACGCCTTCGTCCAGTTGCCGCTCTACGAGCTGCCGGGGGGTCTGGTGGTCATCGTGGGCGACGACCCCAGCGCGCTGTCGAGCCAGAACGAGCAGGACAACCGGCGCTACGTCCGGCTGTGCTACATGCCGATGCTGGAGCCCTCCGACGCCCAGGAGAGCAAGGACATGTTCGTCTGGGCCTCGAGGATGGCGCGGGAGCATCGCACGGCGATCATGCTGCGGATGACGACGCGGATCTCCCACGGCAGCATGCCGGTGGAGTTCGGCGCGCTGCCGGAGAGTCCGATCGAACCGGGGGGGGTGCCGGACAAGACCCAGGTGCCCATCGCCGCCGACGCCGTGGCGATGAAGGGTAAGGCTCTCGAGCGGCTGATCGAGTTCGGGCAATACGCCGAGGCCGACGACTGGAACTACGTCGTGCGCCAGGCGGGGACGGACGCGGGCTGCGGAATCATCTGCGGCGGGGCGGCCTTCGCGGCGACGCGCTCGGCGCTGCGCCTGCTGGGCCGGGGGGCCGAGATCCTCAAGCTGGGGCTGAGCTACCCCCTGCCGCGGCGCAAGCTGGTCGAGTTCTGCCGGAGCCACGACGAGGTCCTGGTGATCGAGGAGCTGGACCCCGTCCTCGAGGAGGAGCTGAAGGTCATCGCCTACGAGGAGGGGCTGGACTGCCTGATCAGCGGGCTGGGCAAGTACGCCCGGGCGGAGGATTTCAGCGCGCAGTTGGCCGAGCTGGACCCGGGCCGCCTGACCCGGCTGCTGGGTAAACGCTTCGGTGTCGACTACCCCCTCGAGGTACTGGACCTGAGCGACAAGGCGCCCAGGCGGCTGCCCCAGCTCTGTCCGGGCTGCGGCCACCGCTCGGCGGTCTTCGGGACCAAGATGGCCGTCGGCCGCCGGGGCCACGCCCAGGCCGACATCGGCTGCCACACCATGAGCTACTTCCCGCCCTACGAGCTGGGCGAGAGCCTGGTCTGCATGGGCGCCGGACCGACCGTCGCCCAGGGCATCAAGCACGTGCTGGGCGACAGCAAAGTGACCAGCTTCCTCGGCGATTCGACCTTCTTCCACGCCGGGATCGAGGGGCTGATCAACGCCGCCTGGAACGATCACGACGTGACGGTGCTGCTGATGGACAACCAGATCACGGCGATGACGGGCCACCAACCCAACCCGCACTCCGGTCGCGGCCCGGAGGGTTCCCGGGCGGAGATCGAGCCGGTTAAGCTGCTGCAAACCCTGGGCTTCGCCCAGATCGAGGAGGTCGAGGCCTGGCGGATCGACGAGGTGCGTGAGGCGGTCAAGCGCGGCCTGGCCTTCACGGGTCCGGCGGTGGTCGTCCTGCGACATCCCTGCATGCTCTACACCACCCGGCAGTGGCGGCGCGAGCGCAAAATGCCGCCGCCCTATCGGGTA